TAAAGTCCCTAAACCCTGGCATCTCGATACTGTAGTCTCCATcaccaaaaccataaaccctagcGAGCACCAAGCAGCCACCAGCAATGGACCCTAAAGAGGTGAAATCGGAGCTGGTGCTCATCCTAGACTATGGTTCCCAATACACACACCTCATCACTCGCCGAATCAGAAGCCTCTCTGTCTTCTCCCTCTGCATCTCGGGCACCTCCTCTCTCTCCGCCATCACTGCCCTCAACCCCTCCGTCGTCATCCTCTCCGGCGGACCTCACTCCGTCCACACCCCGGACTCCCCATCCTTCCCCGATGGCTTCCTCGACTGGGCCCAGTCAAACGGCGTCGTCGTCCTCGGCATCTGCTACGGCCTCCAGCTCCTCGTTCAGCGCCTCGGCGGCGAGGTCCGCGTCGGCCATACGCAGGAGTACGGCCGCATGGAGATCCACGTTGACAAGCCGTCTGACCTCTTCGGCAATGATAAAGTCGGCAGCAAGCAGGTTGTCTGGATGAGCCACGGCGACGAGGCTGCCGTCCTCCCCCCTGGCTTCCAAGTTGTCGCACGCAGCCAGCAGGGCGCAGTCGCCGCCATTGAGAATCCTTCTAGAAAGTTCTATGGCCTTCAGTATCACCCTGAGGTACGTTAGTTTTTTCTCTCAATTGCATGATGCTCTGTTTTATTTTAGAACTTTCTGTCTTTATGTTATTATAATTGTTATGAATTTAGAGTGTGTTAATTGTTGGTGGTTACTGTGTGTGTGATGTGTAGGTGACGCATACGCCGGAAGGGATGGAGACGTTGAAGCGCTTTCTGTTTGATGTTTGTAAAGTTGCTGCAGAGTGGAAGATGGAGGATGTGATGGAAGAAGAAATTAAGGTGATTAAGGAGACTGTTGGCCCTGATGAGCATGTCATATGTGCCTTGTCTGGTGGTGTGGATTCCACGGTTGCTGCTACTCTTGTGCATAAAGCCATTGGCGATCGCCTTCATTGTGTCTTTGTGGATAATGGATTGCTTAGGTGAGGATTAATCCACCTCTTGACATTTGAAATAGTGTAGGGTTGTCCATTTGTTGCGAGTTTTATGATTGGTCTTATGTGTACAGGTATAAGGAGAGGGAACGTGTGATGGGGACATTCGAAAAGGATCTCCATTTACCAGTTGTATGTGTTGATGCTGTAGACCAATTTCTTTCGAAGTTGAATGGTGTCACTGATCCTGAGATGAAGAGGAAAATTATTGGGNNNNNNNNNNNNNNNNNNNNNNNNNNNNNNNNNNNNNNNNNNNNNNNNNNNNNNNNNNNNNNNNNNNNNNNNNNNNNNNNNNNNNNNNNNNNNNNNNNNNNNGTTTATTTGCATCTTTGATGCTTTTGCTCATGAGTTAGAGCAGAAACTGGGAAAGAAACCTTCTTACTTGGTTCAAGGAACCTTGTACCCTGATGTGATCGAATCCTGTCCGCCCCCTGGAAGTGGGAGAACCCATTCCCATACCATCAAGAGCCATCACAATGTTGGTGGTCTCCCAAAGGACATGAAGTTGAAGCTTATTGAACCTCTTAAACTACTATTCAAGGATGAGGTGTGAATTTTGAACCATTTGTTTCTTCTTTCCATGAGCTTGGATGCACGTCTTATGTATTGATATTTTGATTCCCATATTTAAAGGTTCGTCAATTAGGGAAGATCTTAAATGTTCCTGAGGGCTTTCTAAAACGCCACCCATTCCCTGGCCCTGGTCTTGCAGTGAGAGTTTTAGGTGATGTTACAGAAGGAGATGCCTTAGAAATTCTCCGACAGGTATGTGTAGTTagtttttgctttcttttttttaaggtCTTGATGCAAATCTGTTTATGATACTCAGATCTCAAGTACAAATATAAATTTTCCAGGTTGATGAGATCTTCATTCAGTCAATCAAGGATGCGGGGCTTTACGATGAAATATGGCAAGCCTTTGCAGTTTTCTTGCCAATACGATCTGTTGGAGTTCAAGGTGATCAGAGAACACATTCCCATGTTGTTGCGCTCCGAGCTGTTACAAGTCAAGACGGAATGACCGCTGATTGGTAAGATTTCAAGTTATTACATTGTGCGTtctcatttatttattatatatctcAAATTAATACACTCTGCTCCATTTGCAGAATATATCAAAGTTATGCTGTGCTGCagcatagcttttttatttattttattcctttcatGCTTCTGCCAGAATATATTGAATATGATATGTTATCCTTATTCTTATTCTGCCCTTCAATGTTTAACTATTACACGTTTCCGAGACTCCTTACTTAAGAacatttaaatacataaaaagtTTGATATGCTTTAGGGAAGTGTTTTTTTAACTGTGTTATCATCTCTATGCGGAAATACATAATCTCTAATTTAGTGGTTACTACTTTATGAAATGAAACTTAGGTACTACTTTGAGCACAAGTTCCTCGATGATGTAGCAAGAAAGATTTGTAATGGTGTGCGTGGTGTAAACCGAGTTGTGCAAGACATTACCTCAAAGCCACCATCAACAATTGAATGGGAATAACATGTTATATGTAAATGGTGGATTACACTGTATAAAAGTAGCGAGGTAAAGGAATTGATTGGAGAGGGAATCACAACTAAAAAGTTGTATATTCGCCAAGTTATTGGCTATTTACtcattcaattttctttccttctttggATGGAATTTTTCTTTAGGGAGATTGTTGTGGTTTTTGGGATCCCTGTAGCTAGATATGATTAGAACCAATCAAACTTTGTGATTTATCTTATGAATCAATTATATCAATCAATCTGCATTTGTTTTCATTTCGGCCCCAAAGGACTACAAGCGTATAAATGGTCGACCAAATATCTCTATGCTGTAATACAGTAAATTAGTTGTCAATGAccaaaaatgaaagaaagaattGAATTGGTTAGATGGAATGCTTGAACATTTGAATTCATATTCTTTTCCCACTCAAAAC
The genomic region above belongs to Arachis duranensis cultivar V14167 chromosome 3, aradu.V14167.gnm2.J7QH, whole genome shotgun sequence and contains:
- the LOC107479934 gene encoding uncharacterized protein LOC107479934 (The sequence of the model RefSeq protein was modified relative to this genomic sequence to represent the inferred CDS: added 5 bases not found in genome assembly), with the translated sequence MDPKEVKSELVLILDYGSQYTHLITRRIRSLSVFSLCISGTSSLSAITALNPSVVILSGGPHSVHTPDSPSFPDGFLDWAQSNGVVVLGICYGLQLLVQRLGGEVRVGHTQEYGRMEIHVDKPSDLFGNDKVGSKQVVWMSHGDEAAVLPPGFQVVARSQQGAVAAIENPSRKFYGLQYHPEVTHTPEGMETLKRFLFDVCKVAAEWKMEDVMEEEIKVIKETVGPDEHVICALSGGVDSTVAATLVHKAIGDRLHCVFVDNGLLRYKERERVMGTFEKDLHLPVVCVDAVDQFLSKLNGVTDPEMKRKIIGKEFICIFDAFAHELEQKLGKKPSYLVQGTLYPDVIESCPPPGSGRTHSHTIKSHHNVGGLPKDMKLKLIEPLKLLFKDEVRQLGKILNVPEGFLKRHPFPGPGLAVRVLGDVTEGDALEILRQVDEIFIQSIKDAGLYDEIWQAFAVFLPIRSVGVQGDQRTHSHVVALRAVTSQDGMTADWYYFEHKFLDDVARKICNGVRGVNRVVQDITSKPPSTIEWE